The Pseudomonas sp. KU26590 genomic sequence AGTCTGCCCTGCCGACATTCCTGCGACGTTTCCCGCAGATGACGGTCGATCTTGTCACCGATGGTCGCCTGGTTGATATCGTTGCCAGCGGGTTCGACGCGGGCATCCGTTTGGGTGAGTCAATACCTCAAGACATGATCGCCGTGCCGATAGGCCCGGACATTCGGTTTATCACCGTCGCTTCCCCGGACTACCTCAGGACGCATCCCTGCCCATTGACGCCAGGTGACCTGCTTCGACATCAGTGCATCGGCATCCGTATGCCCAGTGGTAAACCTTATCGATGGGAGTTCGAAAAACATGGGCGGTCGTTCGTCATCGACCCGAATGGACAGCTGACCCTCGATAATCCGGAAATAATGGCCAAAGCGGCCATTTCTGGACTCGGCATCGCCTACGTGCCGGAACTTGTCGTCTCGGGATCCTTGGCAGATGCTCGGCTGGTGCCGGTTCTGGAAGATTGGTGCCCGCGGATTCCCGGATTGTTTTTGTATTATCCGGGGCATCGCCATATACCATCAGGGTTGCAGGCATTCATTGAAGTGCTTAGGGAATGCCACAGCTAATCTTGAAAGTAATAAGGTGATCGTCGTCACTGCCGCACGAGGGGGGTCAGCCCCCAGTTCGACGGACTTGGCGCCATGGTGCACGATCATGTCCGCGAAGAAATGCGCGCTGTACTGACCGAAACGACGCCCTGCCCCTTCATCGATACCAAAGCACAGGAGTTGCTGAGCGAAGCCCGTAAATCGTTCAGATCACTCGGGCTGGTAGATGAATTCACCTATGGCTCTGACTCGAAGACTCATTTAGTCACCTGGCGTGGCGATCAAACCAACGACGCTCTGGTACTCATGTTCAACCACGTAGGAATGGCGTGCGAGAGCTCAGGCCTTGCGTTGTCGGTTGGCGGCTCAAAAAAGACTGTCGCTGACGCGCTCTCCAAGATCGTCGAGCTGGATCCGGACGACATCGAATCACTGCTGGAAGGCGTCGAGAATCTCATCAAGGAAAAATGGGACTGGGCTTTGCCCCGCTCGCTGCTCATGAAATCCTATGCCTCGTCTCAGCTCAACTTCAAAGGCGCGGTCGAGTTCGCAAAGTTGTTCAGTACTCGGTGGCTTCACGGTGGAAGCACGTTTGAAAGCACAACCGTTCACTAGCGTTAGTGCTCGATTACTGAAGGCGATGGCTGCGGATACAGCGTGTGCGCTTTAGGTGAACGAGGGTGGGAGGTTTGGCGACTTGAACGACCGAAAGCGTTTCAAGCGTCGCTCTCTCACCGCCCTCACCTACCTCCGCCGTGCCTTCGTGGTGCCGATCAGGCGGAGCCCATACCCATGGCAGGGCGACCTCATCGCTACGGTTTTGTGAGAACCGACTCAGATCAGACGCTATGCGCCCCACTCGGCGGGTCAACAGTATCGAGAAAATTAATTTTTATATTTTTCTAGATATATATACCAAGCCAAATCCGGGTTTTATTGTGCATTTTGCAGACGACAAAACGCGGTCTCCAGCCGTGCTTTTACTCACGACTGTTCAGCCTGCCAGTGGTGCAGCAGCAAGGTGTAGGACAATCCGTAGCGAGATGGATCACGGGCTTTGAGCGATTCTCCGTCCAGCGCTAAACTTTCGTTTCGCGTCCTTTACAACCAAAAAATGCATGCTAGGCTGAGATTGCTTTGGAATGAGTCAATCGTAAAGACTGTCAATACCTTGCGGAGAAACTGCCGATACCGGTTCAGAATCGATTTTTATTTAACCTAGACCAGACTACCTACGTCGACGAACCCATTTGCGCACATGCTCGATGTAGAAAATCTGAACTGTGTAATTTTTGCTTAACTCTCTATTAACGGGGCTGAGATCTGCCCACATGCTGCTAAAATCCGGCATCATTACTTATCGAGGCGGGGTAAGTGATCACACATTGAGGTTTTTTTACTGAGTCGATGTTACCGGCGAACTGCTGCCTTGATTATTGCAAGTAACGTATTTCCCCACCGGCACTTTGCCGGGGCTCTCTCTTGGATGAGGTCTTATGACTATTATGAATGAAGAAGTAAAAGCAGTATCTAGTTTCGTGGAGGGAGGCACTGCCGATCTTCGAACTTACAAATTTGCTTCCGCTGAGCTTAATAAAAACTTACAAAACTATCTCGCAACATCATCCTTGGTAGAGGCGGTAGCCGTTGCTGGAAACGAATCCGGGGGGACAGGAGATAGCGAAGCTGGTGTACAGTTCCGCCTGAACACTACTGGAAACATCTTCTACTCCACTACGTCCCCGGAACTAGAGGCTGATACAAAAGCGCTTTTCAACTCCGCATCGGTATTGTTTGCTGCGATGACGAAAGCCATGCACCAAGCAGGCAAAACCTTGTTCGACTATGATTCTTGGGCTCAGTTGATCGGTAAAACTGGCTATTTTGTTGAAATGGAAGACTTTCAACAAAACCTGCATATTGAAGAAAGTTCCATTACGATCGACACACAGATAGTTCAGGAGCTTCTTCCAGGCGTTATGGATAACACATCAACTATGACAATCGCAAAAGCAGTCCTCGGCGCTTTTAATACCCAGCTGACAAGCAAATCGAGCGATGACTCTACAAAAGTCGGGCACCTATTATTCTTCTGCGAAGAATTATTCGGCGCTCCAAGCGTATCTGTGAGAATTTTTTACGCCACCAAGACGACACATACGCAGGTTACTTCCACCTCTTGCTCACATACATCAAGTGTGACAATAGATCAAACACAACAGGCCAGTACGTACCTGTTCATCGACCCGACGACAATATCAGCCTATTGTGCGAGCCTTAATAGTGACCAGCCCGCATACGATGCGTTAGTCAGTAAGATGGCAGCTATGATCGGCGCACCTGCAAACCCGGCCACACCGTCTACACCCGCCACACCGACCTAAACACAACGAAACTTATTTGTCTCAGGGAACTAGATCGATTCTTGCACGCGGCTTAGGGCGTCAGCCTACAGCCGCCGGGGACGCCTATCTAGATGAGGTTATTTTCAGCACACTCCCTCATATTGACGAACGGCAATAATTGAAACAGCCCGATCAAAACCCGAGGTCAATATTAACTTTAAAGATCAGGCTGTTCTATAATTTTATGGAATATACCTAACAAAGGAGCTCGGCCTAACGATGACTATAAGGCTGACCGCTATGCAACTCAATAACGTTAATATAGTGTTTAGCCCCAAGCTGTAACTGTGGACGTTAAGTCATGAGTCACAGAAGATGTTAATCCAAAGCCAGGATAGACTTAATTTCGAAAAAAAATTTAGTAGCCATACCTAAAATAGATCCTTTAATCAATATTGGAGCGACCAATGACGCCGAACGATTTAATCAGTCAGATCATCAATGACTCGCAACGACTAACGCTTGCCATACAAACAGGTGCCCAATGGGAGCTATGGATGCAAGTGGAAATGTACATTATGCTTTTTGGGATGCCTGGGGTTACAGTTGCTAGGGAGGTTCCATATGGTGCAACGAGAATGACATTGGATTTCCTTGCTACTGATCAACATGGTAGGTACGCGATCGAACTCAAGGTTGAAAGCGCAACCAATGCGGGTGCCAGCGTAATGACACAAGCAATGTCCGATGTCCAGAAAATTGCACAATATGTCGCCCCGGACGCTTTACATCTTTCAAGATACGTGATTGCTATCGGGTATAGTGCACCTGCTAGGACAGCACTTAGAGCCGCTGGGGCAGCGCATCCTGCTGCTGTCGCAGCATCAGCATATAACGAAGTGAATTCGATCGGAGTTCTGATCATGACCCTGCCATGATCGACCCACGTTAGACGGCTCGGCCTGACACAGTAAATGAAAAGCAAAGTTCCAAAAATCCAAGTTGCTGTCAAAATTTCGAGAGACATAGGCGGTTGGCATCTTATGCAACACCTCCTTTGGTGCTGGGGTGTAGTGATAGCAGAGAATAATTTGCTCACCCAGGCGGAGCCCCTTTCCATGGCAGGGCGACCTCATCGCTACGCTTGCGCCTATGACGGACAACTGGTTAACGAAGACCAAAACCCATTCGCAGCATCTGTTCAACAAGTCGTTCGCGGCCATGAAGATTAGAGACGCTGCTTAACCGATTGACGACCTGCTCCGACCAGCCCGATGCCTTCATGCCCTCGCGCTGATAGAAAGCCCCCAAACGCTGATCATACTCGGCGACCGCTTCAGGCTCTGGATTAGCTGAGTATGTTTCGTGATGGAGAACCGCGCTCTGAGGAAGCCTCGGCTTGACCTCGGCCGGCAATTCGTTGGAGGGATAACCTACACAAAGACCGAATACCGGGTAGACGTGTGGAGGCGGCGCAAGCTCCTTCGCGATTCCCTCGATGTCATTGCGGATGGCGCCAATGTACACGCTCCCAAGCCCCAGGGATTCGAGCGCCACGACCGCATTCTGCGCAGCCAGGGAAGCATCAATTGTTCCGAGCAACAGGCTCTCGAGGTAAGGAAGTGCTTCCAGTTCTGCATGCTGCTGCTCGGCGACGCGCGTGACTCGGGACAAATCGGCGAGCCATACGAGGAACAGAGGCGCCTATCGGATATAGGCCTGGTTTCCGGCGAGCGCGCTTAGTCGTGCCTTTCGATCAGCATCCTGCACAGCGACAACGCTCCAGACCTGCAGGTTTGACGAGGTTGATGCAGATTGCGCGGTAGCGATGAGCGTCTGGATTGCGCCTTCAGGCAAGGGCTCGGCAGTAAATGCGCGGACGCTGCGATGGTCGAGGAGTTGATCGATGATATCGTTCCAAACGAGGAGCGCAGATGCATCAGGCTGACCATAGCGAGCCGCCATCTTTGATTGGTTGTTGGTAGCCATGAACACTCTCCAAAAGGTGAACGGAGGCTATCAAATCGATGCCTGCGCCGCATGCCTCAGCAAGAATTCTTCATGCACCTATTCCTCGACAGCCAGAGCCACGAAGGTATATCCGTTTGTCTCCAAACCCACTTACCGCGCGCGAAACCTATCAAGTCCTGCGGGACATCGCCCTGGGGGTGCGATCAATGCGCCGCATAGGCGAACACTCGTGGGTAGATATTTACTGCGGCCTGATGACAGTCGAAACCGATGGGTGGGTGATCACGTTTTAAAACGATTGCGACACACTCGATTATTGCGACAGCTGCTACAACCCGGAAGGCAGGGCCTATACCTTTGACTCCTCCAAACGGTTCGGTACCGATCCGGTGGAGCTCCTAAGCACCTGGGAACACAGCGAGCTCGAAAGGCTGCTCTCTTTGATGCAGGTAAGCTCTCAAGCGCAGTTTTACCAAGGCATTGACGGCCTCCATGATCCGCTGCGCTCAAAGTGAGGGTATGGCGACCATGCCTTGCTGCTAGCTACCTTTACAATCGTCGCGATTTGACCTGCCCATCAAAGCTTTTTGCTCATAAAAACTCGACTCGCACCTTCTGGATCACAGGCTATTTCCCCAAAACGTACCCACCCGTTTTTTTCATAAAAACCAGGTGCCTGGAAGCTGATGGTGTAAAGCACAGCAGAGCGACATCCCCGCGTCCGCGCTTCATCCTCGAATGCTTTCAGGACTTTCGTACCTAAACCCCCTCCACGAAGAGAGTCTGGAAGATGAAAGAGATCAAGAAACGCCAGCCCTAGGGACGATCGTCCGACGATCCCTCCTAAAGCCTCGTTTGTGGTCGGGTCTCTGACTATCACCGTCAATGGGCTCCGATCATTTGAGCCAGTCATCTGATCATTGAAGGCATTCAAGCCAACGCTGATTGCTGCCTCAAACTCGGGATTTTGCTCATTACCAATCACGATGATATGCGTTGTCATATTTTCCATCCGTCCTTGTTTAAAGTCTTGAGCCTGCACCGCGTCCAACTGGAGTGAGTGACGCGCGCATCCTGTTATGAGGCAACAACTCTGAATACGCACCCGCCGGCGGCAGCCGCTGGCGATTGAGAATATCCTTCTTAAGCACGCATACGGATCAAGCCCGCTGAGTCGGGGGGCGGAGCAGACTCACGATCTTAGCCGCATGGTTGCCTGCGCAGGCCGCACGCTCGCGCTGCGACCTTGTAGCTTCCGCCACTCCAACCGCACATGCTGATCAATCCCCGGCGGCAAAAGCGCCTAACAAATCCGGGCCCGAAGGCTGGACGAGGTTTTGGGAGCAACCTCCTCCACACCCGCCACCCCAGTAACCCTGCTCATAGATTCAGCGCACGAGCCAAGTGATCCTCGATAACCATTTCAGAAGCAACACCAGCCCGAACGACCTGCGACTCCAGGAAATAGTAGATGTGCGCCCTGAGCGCAGCTCTCACGGAAACGCACTCAGGTAGTTCGCCACGAGGTAAGTGATCGACGTGCCTCAGTGCATATCGAAGGGCTTGTAGCCCGGTCTGACCGAGATCTGAGGCATAAATCCGCTCAATCCCGGAGTAGCCAGGGCGTCTTCGATAGCCGCTGACAGCCAGCTTTACAACGGCGGTAAACGCTTCCCCAGGAAACGTCGCCTGCGCTTCTTTCCAGATCGTTGATTCCAAACTGTAGTCCATCCCGCCCCTCCAATTTTCAGACGTAGTAATCCCAAACCAAAGCGTCTGTGGCGGGCGACAGATTTCTGAAAATTTAAGAGATATCGGTTTGAACACAAAGATGAAAAGCAGCGACCTTGCGGTCGAAACGGCGATTCCCCTGCCCTAGCGGGCGTTGAGAACGACGGGCGAAGCAAAACCGTATCAGTGAGGTAACCGCAGAGTGGAAAACGACCTCAAAAGGCAGGGCATGTTTTTCAGATCGTGTCTTTTCAGGATAACCAGGGGTATCCGCAACGCCTCTGCTTTTCTTTAGGTCTCAAATATAACAACTCCGTCTTTCAAAAAAAATTTACAGGGGGGGTACCCCTGAATAATTTCAAAACGTGAACCAGCTCACACTATCTTGCCTGCCGAGGGGCTTACGAGCCGGGTCATGAGTCTATGAGAGTTCAATCGGAGGATCGTCTCGTGCTCTCCGTTGTAGGGACGCATATCCGATAGCTGCCAGGCTCAAGCTATGTTCAAAAGATCGTTCGTGAGGGTATTCAGTACTGCTCTGGGGCGCGCCCTACACAGGAGATGTGCATCCCGGTGTCACGAGGATACGTAAGACGCGGCCTGCGACGGATAAGCGGCAGGCCTGGGTGGAAACGGTCATATAGCAGTGGCAGCGCCTAGCCGAGCTTCGCAATAGCCCACCGGCTGCTAGTGACCCAGGCTGGGTGAAAACGGTGTCAGCGGCACGCGTCATTGGTCTGCGCTGGGTGAAAGATACAGCAGCTTGTGAGCGCTTCCAGAAGTGTGCGAGGATCAGCTATGACTCAATTTATTCCAAGCAATCGCCGTCATCATCACGGGACTCACTCAGGGTGCCGCGGTTGCTCACGCTCATCGAATGCTCAGAATTTTAGACATCCTTTCTGACCAATCAGTGAACCAAACCAAGGCGCCAA encodes the following:
- a CDS encoding GNAT family N-acetyltransferase — protein: MTTHIIVIGNEQNPEFEAAISVGLNAFNDQMTGSNDRSPLTVIVRDPTTNEALGGIVGRSSLGLAFLDLFHLPDSLRGGGLGTKVLKAFEDEARTRGCRSAVLYTISFQAPGFYEKNGWVRFGEIACDPEGASRVFMSKKL
- a CDS encoding LysR family transcriptional regulator, whose translation is MNDLPLSLTDLRALTLIVSHRSFRKAADELGLSASTLSHLMRTLEARLGVRLLNRTTRSVSPTAAGERLLSRLRPVLREFALAVDEVNEYRVLPSGILRINASDQAARVLMESALPTFLRRFPQMTVDLVTDGRLVDIVASGFDAGIRLGESIPQDMIAVPIGPDIRFITVASPDYLRTHPCPLTPGDLLRHQCIGIRMPSGKPYRWEFEKHGRSFVIDPNGQLTLDNPEIMAKAAISGLGIAYVPELVVSGSLADARLVPVLEDWCPRIPGLFLYYPGHRHIPSGLQAFIEVLRECHS